From Chryseobacterium sp. H1D6B, a single genomic window includes:
- a CDS encoding cation diffusion facilitator family transporter produces the protein MNNKKDNNKDKIGFQKLIAVFGVILFIGKLAAWKLTNSDAVFSDAMESIVNVISAFMGLYSLHIASKPKDEDHPYGHGKVEFVTSGIEGALIAIAGLLIIYEGVDGLITGKVLDKLDCGILIIAVTAVVNYFLGYISIKKGKRENSLVLISSGKHLQSDTITTLGVVLSLVIVYFTKIYWIDSAVALIFGCYIIFVGYKIVRKSLSGIMDEQDPDLLNQIVEVLENNRKTEWIDVHNMKIQQFGASLHIDAHITLPWYYSLRDAHKEMENVIILLANNTKRTVEFNFHMDDCRPISCPVCQIKDCPVREKDFVKRVEWTPENVTSVIKHTIS, from the coding sequence ATGAATAATAAGAAGGATAACAATAAGGATAAAATAGGCTTTCAAAAACTTATTGCAGTTTTTGGAGTCATATTATTTATCGGAAAACTCGCCGCCTGGAAATTAACGAATTCAGACGCTGTATTTTCTGATGCTATGGAAAGTATCGTAAACGTCATCAGTGCATTTATGGGATTGTATTCCCTGCACATAGCTTCCAAACCTAAAGACGAAGACCACCCGTACGGACATGGAAAAGTAGAATTTGTAACATCCGGAATAGAAGGCGCATTGATCGCCATAGCGGGTCTTCTGATTATTTACGAGGGCGTTGACGGCTTAATAACCGGTAAAGTATTGGATAAATTAGACTGCGGAATTCTGATTATAGCCGTAACTGCCGTAGTTAACTACTTTTTAGGCTATATTTCAATTAAAAAAGGAAAAAGAGAAAACTCGCTGGTACTTATTTCTTCAGGAAAGCACCTGCAGTCTGATACTATTACTACGCTAGGCGTTGTATTAAGTTTAGTAATTGTTTATTTTACTAAAATTTATTGGATAGATTCTGCCGTTGCATTAATTTTCGGGTGTTATATCATTTTTGTAGGCTACAAGATTGTAAGAAAATCATTAAGCGGCATTATGGATGAACAGGATCCTGATCTTTTAAACCAAATAGTAGAGGTTCTTGAAAACAACAGAAAAACAGAGTGGATTGATGTACATAACATGAAGATCCAGCAGTTCGGCGCTTCCCTTCATATTGATGCCCACATTACACTACCGTGGTATTACAGCCTCCGTGACGCTCATAAAGAAATGGAAAATGTAATTATCCTGCTGGCAAACAATACAAAAAGAACAGTTGAATTTAATTTTCATATGGATGACTGCAGGCCTATTTCATGCCCTGTCTGCCAAATTAAAGACTGCCCTGTCAGGGAAAAAGATTTTGTAAAAAGAGTAGAATGGACTCCTGAAAATGTAACCAGTGTGATTAAGCACACTATATCATAA
- a CDS encoding aspartate-semialdehyde dehydrogenase, with amino-acid sequence MKVAVVGSTGMVGQVMLKVLEERNFPVTELIPVASERSIGKKVKYKQEEYTIVSINDAIAAKPDIAIFSAGGSTSLEYAPKFAAAGITVIDNSSAWRMDPDKKLVVPEINAAVLTKEDKIIANPNCSTIQLVMVLGPLNKKYDLKRVVVSTYQSVTGTGKAAVDQLNGEINGDDSIPKVYPYQIFKNALPHCDVFSDDDYTKEEIKLMKEPKKILGDDTFNLTATAVRVPVQGGHSESVNIEFENEFDLDEVRKILSETPGVVVMDNVKNNEYPMPLYSEGKDEVFVGRIRRDLSQPKTLNLWIVADNLRKGAATNAVQIAEYLVENNLV; translated from the coding sequence ATGAAAGTAGCTGTAGTAGGATCAACCGGAATGGTTGGACAAGTTATGCTTAAAGTTTTGGAGGAAAGAAACTTCCCTGTAACAGAATTAATTCCGGTAGCTTCGGAAAGATCTATAGGTAAGAAGGTGAAGTATAAACAGGAAGAATATACGATTGTAAGCATAAATGACGCTATAGCCGCTAAACCTGATATTGCCATTTTTTCAGCGGGAGGATCAACTTCTCTTGAATATGCTCCAAAATTTGCAGCGGCAGGTATTACTGTAATTGATAATTCTTCAGCATGGAGAATGGATCCTGATAAAAAATTAGTGGTTCCTGAGATCAATGCAGCCGTTTTAACGAAAGAAGATAAAATTATTGCCAATCCAAACTGTTCTACCATTCAATTAGTAATGGTTTTAGGACCTTTGAATAAGAAATACGATTTAAAAAGAGTGGTTGTTTCTACTTATCAGTCTGTAACAGGAACTGGTAAAGCGGCAGTCGACCAATTAAACGGGGAAATTAACGGTGACGATTCCATTCCAAAAGTATATCCTTATCAGATTTTCAAAAATGCACTTCCTCATTGTGATGTTTTTTCTGATGATGATTATACTAAAGAAGAAATTAAATTAATGAAAGAGCCTAAAAAGATTTTGGGTGATGACACATTTAATTTAACTGCAACTGCAGTAAGAGTTCCTGTTCAGGGAGGTCATTCTGAAAGTGTAAATATCGAATTTGAAAATGAATTTGATTTAGATGAAGTAAGAAAGATCTTATCAGAAACTCCAGGAGTTGTCGTTATGGATAATGTGAAAAACAACGAATATCCCATGCCTCTATATTCTGAAGGCAAGGACGAGGTCTTCGTCGGAAGAATAAGGAGGGATCTTTCCCAGCCTAAAACACTCAATCTCTGGATAGTGGCCGACAACCTGCGAAAAGGAGCTGCAACCAACGCAGTACAGATCGCAGAATACCTAGTAGAAAATAACTTAGTATAA
- a CDS encoding TonB-dependent receptor, with translation MKLINKSILTVAITLSTASVYYAQQTQDTVQSTRSKDIEEVILQGVTDIAKDRKTPVAVSTIKAAQILERLGNQELPEILNTTPSVYATKGGGGFGDSQIVIRGFESRNIAVMVNGMPVNDMEGGTVYFSNWTGLQDVTSTLQVQRGLGSSKLAIASVGGTINFLTKSADMKKGGVIRLGVGNNDYLKTSFAYNTGKSENGWSSSFLMSRQAGGTYIENTDYEAYTYFFALGYQPNKRHNLQFTLTSSPQWHDQRTYSSTIQNYINYNPDHDGSPYRQYNSDYGYYTNAEGKKVALANRSNYYSKPVMMVNWDFTINDKSKLSTVFYMSNGRGGGTGDIGKVGGKSMTGYYDNMGHFNYDAVFAANQAVNVNTAAAGSTLIRRASINSHNWYGVLANFQHKINDNWNFSVGTDDRYYYGYHYQVASDLYGASGYKDNANKNIAPNIVSNTYDYQKLSWNPFGGKTAPIQDQIGYSNDGEVIWYSGFAQVEYSKNNLSAFLQGSVSNQGYQRIDNFVQDGITKQQGQVVNTKTGFKNLFGYNVKGGANYNIDEHNNVFANIGYYSKQPFLNTVYPSNQQVVNPSLTNEKIFSAEVGYGFRSGKFTANLNLYRTEWRNRWLRRTNQTFTLPDQSTVTGYAEINGITEIHQGVEFDGTYKPTNFLEFQGMFSWGDYYYKGNATGATFDDNNNPITVAGNSSSTTLYLDKVKVGGTSNNSIPQMTASLGATVKPVKDLSIYGTWRYVGKVYSSIDIATFSNQSAQDRGVLQLPDFNLFDLGISYKLRLKDANQYFTIGANVYNLFDTTYISDASTNVFASDAPSKLADGTANTAKKSYQDLGYMYNGLATDNRVLFGFGRTWAATLSFNF, from the coding sequence ATGAAATTAATCAACAAATCAATACTTACTGTAGCTATTACGCTTTCTACGGCTAGTGTTTATTACGCTCAACAAACTCAGGACACTGTACAATCTACAAGGTCTAAAGACATTGAGGAGGTTATTTTACAAGGTGTCACAGATATCGCAAAAGATAGAAAAACACCTGTTGCAGTATCTACTATTAAAGCTGCACAAATTTTAGAAAGATTAGGAAACCAAGAGCTTCCTGAAATTTTGAATACAACTCCATCTGTTTACGCTACTAAAGGTGGAGGTGGTTTCGGAGACTCTCAAATTGTCATTAGAGGATTCGAATCTAGAAACATTGCAGTAATGGTAAACGGTATGCCTGTAAATGATATGGAAGGCGGTACTGTTTATTTTTCTAACTGGACTGGATTACAAGATGTAACGAGTACACTACAGGTACAAAGAGGTTTAGGTTCTTCTAAACTTGCTATTGCATCTGTTGGAGGTACTATCAACTTCCTGACAAAATCTGCAGATATGAAAAAAGGAGGTGTAATAAGATTAGGAGTTGGTAATAATGATTATTTAAAAACTTCTTTTGCTTATAACACTGGAAAATCTGAGAACGGATGGTCTTCTTCATTCTTAATGAGCAGACAAGCAGGTGGGACTTATATCGAAAATACTGATTATGAAGCTTACACCTATTTCTTCGCATTAGGGTATCAGCCTAACAAAAGACATAACTTACAGTTTACTTTGACTTCATCTCCTCAGTGGCATGATCAAAGAACTTACTCTTCTACAATCCAAAACTACATCAACTATAATCCTGATCATGACGGATCTCCATACAGACAGTATAACTCTGACTACGGATATTACACAAATGCTGAAGGAAAGAAAGTAGCATTAGCCAACAGATCTAATTATTACTCTAAGCCGGTAATGATGGTGAACTGGGATTTTACAATCAATGACAAGTCTAAATTAAGTACAGTTTTCTACATGTCTAACGGTAGAGGTGGCGGAACTGGTGATATAGGAAAAGTAGGTGGAAAGTCCATGACAGGTTATTATGACAACATGGGACACTTCAACTACGATGCCGTTTTTGCCGCTAACCAAGCAGTTAATGTAAATACTGCTGCTGCAGGAAGCACACTTATCCGTAGAGCAAGTATTAACTCTCACAACTGGTATGGTGTTTTAGCAAACTTCCAGCACAAAATTAATGACAACTGGAATTTCTCTGTGGGTACTGATGACAGATATTATTATGGATACCACTACCAGGTAGCTTCAGATCTATATGGAGCTTCAGGATACAAGGATAATGCTAACAAAAATATTGCTCCAAACATCGTAAGTAATACTTATGATTACCAAAAGCTTTCTTGGAACCCATTTGGAGGGAAAACAGCTCCAATCCAGGATCAAATCGGGTACAGCAATGACGGAGAAGTTATTTGGTACAGTGGATTTGCACAGGTAGAATATTCTAAAAATAATTTATCTGCATTCTTACAAGGATCAGTTTCTAACCAAGGATATCAAAGAATTGACAACTTCGTTCAAGACGGAATCACCAAGCAGCAAGGACAAGTTGTAAATACGAAAACAGGATTTAAAAATCTTTTTGGATACAACGTTAAAGGAGGAGCAAACTACAACATCGATGAACATAACAATGTTTTCGCAAACATAGGTTATTACAGCAAACAGCCTTTCCTTAACACAGTATATCCTAGTAACCAGCAGGTGGTTAACCCTAGCCTTACTAACGAGAAAATTTTCTCTGCAGAAGTTGGATACGGATTTAGATCAGGAAAATTCACTGCAAACTTAAACTTATATAGAACTGAATGGAGAAACAGATGGCTAAGAAGAACTAACCAGACTTTCACACTTCCTGACCAGTCAACTGTTACAGGATATGCAGAGATCAACGGTATCACTGAAATCCACCAAGGTGTTGAATTCGATGGAACTTACAAACCTACAAACTTCTTAGAATTTCAAGGGATGTTCTCTTGGGGAGATTACTACTACAAAGGAAATGCTACAGGAGCTACCTTTGATGACAATAACAACCCAATTACTGTAGCTGGTAATTCTAGTTCTACAACTCTTTATTTAGATAAAGTAAAAGTAGGAGGAACAAGCAACAACAGTATTCCTCAAATGACAGCTTCATTAGGTGCTACTGTAAAACCAGTAAAAGACCTTAGTATCTATGGTACTTGGAGATATGTTGGAAAAGTATATTCATCAATTGACATTGCTACTTTCTCTAACCAGAGCGCACAAGACAGAGGAGTATTACAGTTGCCTGATTTCAATTTATTTGACTTAGGTATCTCTTATAAATTAAGATTAAAAGACGCTAATCAATATTTCACTATTGGTGCAAACGTTTATAACCTTTTTGATACTACTTATATTTCTGATGCTTCAACAAATGTATTCGCTTCTGATGCTCCTTCAAAATTAGCTGACGGAACAGCCAATACAGCTAAAAAAAGCTATCAAGATCTAGGATATATGTATAATGGTCTTGCTACTGATAACCGTGTATTATTCGGTTTCGGTAGAACATGGGCTGCTACATTATCTTTCAACTTCTAA
- the nadC gene encoding carboxylating nicotinate-nucleotide diphosphorylase: MKRPNYVTDKALKTFIKSAIEEDIQDGDHSTLSTIPKDLEQSAKLLVKQNCILAGVELAAIIFNTFDKNLKVETFIKDGETAAAGDVAFIVTGSARSILSTERLILNCMQRMSGIATLTHDWDARLVGTKTKLLDTRKTTPNFRICEKWAVAIGGGTNHRYGLYDMIMLKDNHIDYNGSITNAVAMAKDYIKKNKKKLKIEVETRNLEEVQEAIKAKADRIMLDNMDVKTMKQAVKMINGSCESEASGGITRDTLKEIASTGVTYISAGALTHSAENIDLSLKAVK, translated from the coding sequence ATGAAAAGACCAAACTACGTAACGGATAAAGCACTTAAGACATTTATAAAATCTGCGATTGAGGAAGACATTCAAGACGGAGACCACTCTACCCTTTCAACCATACCAAAAGATTTAGAACAGAGCGCCAAGCTTTTAGTAAAACAGAACTGCATTCTTGCAGGCGTTGAACTAGCTGCAATTATTTTCAACACTTTTGATAAAAACTTAAAAGTTGAAACCTTCATCAAAGATGGAGAAACTGCGGCAGCTGGCGACGTAGCTTTCATCGTTACAGGAAGTGCAAGATCAATACTTTCCACTGAAAGACTTATTTTAAACTGCATGCAGAGAATGAGCGGGATCGCAACGCTTACCCACGATTGGGACGCAAGGCTGGTTGGAACAAAAACCAAATTACTAGATACCAGAAAAACAACTCCTAATTTCAGGATATGTGAAAAATGGGCTGTTGCAATCGGCGGCGGAACCAATCACAGATATGGTCTTTACGATATGATCATGCTGAAAGACAATCATATTGATTACAACGGAAGCATTACCAATGCTGTAGCTATGGCGAAAGATTATATCAAAAAGAACAAAAAGAAACTAAAAATCGAAGTAGAAACCAGAAATCTGGAGGAGGTTCAAGAAGCAATTAAAGCTAAAGCAGACAGAATCATGCTTGACAACATGGATGTAAAAACTATGAAGCAGGCTGTAAAAATGATTAACGGCTCATGCGAGTCTGAAGCTTCAGGAGGAATTACTAGAGATACGTTAAAAGAAATTGCCTCTACAGGAGTTACCTATATTTCAGCTGGAGCCCTTACTCACTCTGCAGAGAATATCGATTTAAGCCTCAAAGCCGTGAAATAG
- the nadB gene encoding L-aspartate oxidase — protein MIKADVLVIGSGISGLSYAIKVSEQFPDAKIIIVTKSDEDESNTKYAQGGLAVVTDLEKDNFEKHIEDTMRAGDGESKRDVVEMVVREAPARFNEIVEWGANFDMKNGEFALGREGGHTENRIVHHKDITGFEIERALLETANRSPNIEILDHHYVIDIITQHHVPGKEAHEGDIHCYGAYILDEKSKIIKKITSKITLTATGGAGHVYKNTTNPTIATGDGIAFVARANGKVSNMQYYQFHPTALYSKIDGMLFLISEAVRGDGAKLRTKRGERFMQKYDEREELASRDIVARAIDNEMKISGDEYAGLDCREMDREKFLEHFPNIYKKCTEEGIDPFSQLIPVVPACHYLMGGIEVDKDGQSSIKNLFAVGECTNSGLHGANRLASNSLLEGLVFGHNAAMKTVKLLKENQFNFDDLKAVPEWNEEGMKIMDEMVIVSYLRKQLQEMMSDLVGIVRSNKRLKMAFQKHQEIAAAVNEIYHYSILSPQLSELRNLTTVAYLIITQSMEMTENKGAFYNKDLV, from the coding sequence ATGATAAAAGCGGATGTATTAGTAATTGGTTCCGGTATTTCGGGACTTTCTTATGCCATTAAAGTTTCTGAGCAGTTTCCTGATGCCAAAATAATCATTGTAACAAAATCTGATGAAGACGAAAGCAACACCAAATATGCACAAGGAGGATTAGCCGTAGTCACCGATCTTGAAAAAGATAATTTTGAAAAACATATTGAAGATACCATGCGTGCCGGAGACGGCGAAAGCAAACGTGATGTTGTAGAAATGGTAGTAAGAGAAGCTCCGGCCAGATTCAACGAAATTGTAGAATGGGGCGCGAATTTCGATATGAAAAACGGTGAGTTTGCACTAGGAAGAGAAGGCGGCCACACAGAAAACAGAATTGTACACCATAAAGACATTACAGGCTTTGAGATAGAAAGAGCTCTTTTAGAAACAGCCAACAGAAGTCCAAACATTGAAATTCTGGACCACCATTATGTTATTGACATTATTACACAGCACCACGTTCCGGGAAAAGAAGCACATGAAGGCGACATTCACTGTTATGGCGCCTATATATTAGACGAAAAATCTAAAATAATAAAAAAGATCACCTCTAAGATCACTTTGACCGCAACCGGAGGAGCCGGACATGTTTATAAAAACACAACCAATCCTACTATTGCAACAGGTGACGGAATTGCTTTTGTAGCCCGTGCAAACGGCAAGGTTTCCAATATGCAGTATTATCAGTTTCATCCAACCGCTTTGTACAGCAAGATTGATGGAATGCTATTTTTAATTTCTGAAGCCGTTCGTGGAGACGGTGCTAAATTAAGAACAAAAAGAGGCGAGAGATTCATGCAGAAATATGACGAGCGTGAAGAATTAGCCTCAAGAGATATCGTAGCAAGAGCTATTGATAATGAAATGAAAATTTCCGGTGATGAATATGCAGGTTTAGACTGCCGTGAAATGGACAGAGAAAAATTCCTTGAACACTTTCCAAATATTTATAAAAAGTGCACTGAAGAAGGAATTGATCCTTTCAGCCAGCTGATCCCAGTAGTTCCAGCGTGCCATTATCTGATGGGCGGCATCGAAGTAGACAAAGACGGACAGTCTTCTATAAAAAATTTATTTGCTGTAGGAGAATGTACAAACTCAGGACTTCACGGAGCAAACCGGCTTGCTTCCAATTCTTTACTCGAAGGATTGGTTTTTGGACATAATGCAGCCATGAAAACTGTAAAACTTTTAAAAGAAAACCAATTTAATTTTGATGATTTAAAAGCAGTTCCTGAATGGAATGAAGAAGGGATGAAAATCATGGATGAGATGGTCATTGTCAGCTATCTAAGAAAACAGCTTCAGGAAATGATGAGTGATCTGGTGGGTATAGTAAGGAGTAACAAACGTTTAAAAATGGCCTTCCAGAAACATCAGGAAATTGCAGCCGCTGTTAATGAAATCTATCACTACTCCATTCTTTCCCCTCAGCTGTCAGAATTAAGAAATCTAACTACCGTTGCCTACCTCATCATTACACAATCTATGGAAATGACTGAAAACAAGGGAGCATTTTATAACAAGGATTTAGTATAA
- a CDS encoding NAD(P)H-dependent oxidoreductase produces the protein MNYLEALSRRYSVKKFNTEIIPQEILHNILESGKLAASSLGLQPYKILVVESEEKKQQLIPAFYNPSQISTCSHLVVIISKKTIDPSYIHGYFNHISDVRNIPLEKLDLFKNSINQHITQKTSDEIFNWAEKQSYIVLANLMYAAAIENIDTCPMEGFRQDLIEEVLNIDTKTEKVTVTLALGYRSEEDHFQHMKKVRKPNEKLFKFI, from the coding sequence ATGAATTATTTGGAAGCTTTAAGCAGAAGATATTCTGTGAAGAAATTTAACACCGAAATTATTCCTCAAGAAATACTTCATAACATTCTTGAATCAGGAAAACTGGCGGCAAGTTCGCTGGGACTTCAGCCTTATAAAATTTTAGTTGTTGAAAGTGAAGAAAAAAAACAGCAGTTAATTCCAGCATTTTACAATCCTTCACAAATCTCCACTTGTTCCCATTTGGTGGTTATCATTTCTAAAAAAACAATTGATCCAAGCTATATTCATGGTTATTTCAATCATATTTCTGATGTGAGAAATATACCGTTAGAGAAACTTGATCTTTTTAAAAACAGCATCAACCAGCACATTACCCAAAAAACCAGTGATGAAATTTTCAACTGGGCAGAAAAGCAGTCTTATATAGTACTAGCCAATTTAATGTATGCTGCTGCGATTGAAAATATTGACACCTGTCCCATGGAAGGATTCCGTCAGGATCTCATAGAAGAAGTTCTCAATATAGATACTAAAACAGAGAAAGTGACCGTTACTTTAGCGCTGGGCTACCGTTCCGAAGAAGACCACTTCCAGCACATGAAAAAAGTAAGAAAACCAAACGAAAAATTGTTTAAATTTATTTAG
- a CDS encoding T9SS type B sorting domain-containing protein, whose protein sequence is MKKTLLNLLIILLCLSGKLFSQTYQLIGNPVNTTGWDLVSSANVNTDFIQLTADQGNLYGAVKLATPINLKYCDKWKVEFDFRIDGNGTTQFGRGDGFTFWYLANPPTGFVSGGGLGIPANASGLMVGFDIFNNTTEGQMSKVHVLYGTNNSTNNNIEYNTTAGSTFHSPDLNPTQPFVGATYKHVVVNGETDLTNPTNWIIKITIDGTLIVNQSFAPSGGAIGMTQGYFGFSAATGGASARHSIKNAKVFVDKVPILQNTLTPFVCVNPATGSGTVDLTSFNSQFVTIPGNYTFTYYVLGNSVPIANPANFQYSGNTTITVVIKDPTSTLCDNGDATIVLNPTPFAADDATLTGCNNNNAGTATFDLTTAAVTGITGVTKQFYPTLNDLNAGTNEITNPTAYPSAAATIYVKVTTPQGCVDTAKITLNIFPVVVVNDATLRSCFIENNPSTASFNLTAATVTTQTGTKKYYPSLTDAVNGTNEILNPTAYIAPNGVIYIKVTNGNGCYAVAKVTLVVIPPVLSSVLKDKIICIEDKTTLDAGPGFNGYEWSTGATTQAITNVGTGTYWVKLKTGDCIAKQTVKVYAAEQPVITNVDISTSTITVNVIGGTPPYKYSLDNINWQDANIFKNLPRGESKIYVKDAYDCEPIDITITIPNLINVITPNGDGVNDVIDYSSLAGKQNLTFSIFDRYGYKLHQGDKTNGYKWDGTIHGSRKVPTGSYWYSVTWNENDKHNTPFKFSGWIMVKNRE, encoded by the coding sequence ATGAAAAAAACTCTACTCAATCTTTTAATTATTCTACTATGTCTCTCAGGAAAATTATTTTCACAGACATACCAGCTTATAGGAAATCCTGTAAATACCACAGGATGGGACTTAGTTTCGAGCGCAAATGTTAATACCGATTTTATACAGCTCACTGCTGATCAAGGAAATCTGTATGGAGCCGTAAAATTAGCCACCCCTATAAATTTGAAATATTGTGATAAATGGAAAGTGGAATTTGATTTCAGGATCGATGGAAACGGAACCACCCAATTTGGAAGAGGAGACGGATTTACTTTCTGGTATCTAGCAAACCCTCCAACAGGCTTCGTATCAGGAGGTGGACTGGGAATTCCTGCTAATGCCTCAGGGTTAATGGTAGGCTTCGACATCTTTAACAACACTACTGAAGGGCAAATGAGCAAGGTTCACGTTTTATATGGAACCAATAATTCTACTAATAACAACATCGAATACAATACTACAGCCGGAAGTACATTCCATTCACCAGACCTTAATCCGACCCAGCCATTCGTAGGAGCAACTTACAAACATGTTGTAGTAAACGGAGAAACAGATCTTACTAATCCGACCAACTGGATCATTAAAATAACAATAGACGGAACTCTTATTGTAAACCAGTCTTTCGCACCTTCTGGCGGCGCTATAGGAATGACACAGGGATATTTTGGTTTTTCAGCGGCTACCGGCGGGGCAAGCGCAAGACATTCCATTAAAAACGCCAAGGTATTTGTAGACAAAGTTCCTATACTACAAAACACTCTTACACCTTTTGTATGTGTAAACCCTGCAACAGGAAGCGGAACTGTAGATTTAACTTCTTTCAACTCTCAATTCGTTACTATTCCTGGAAATTACACTTTCACTTATTATGTATTGGGGAATTCAGTACCAATTGCAAATCCCGCTAATTTCCAATATTCAGGAAACACAACAATCACGGTCGTTATAAAAGACCCGACATCTACTTTATGTGACAACGGTGATGCTACAATTGTATTAAATCCCACTCCTTTTGCCGCAGATGATGCTACGCTAACTGGATGTAATAATAACAATGCAGGCACAGCAACCTTTGATTTAACAACAGCAGCAGTAACCGGAATTACCGGTGTAACTAAACAGTTCTACCCTACTCTTAATGATCTGAATGCCGGGACTAATGAAATTACAAATCCAACTGCTTATCCCTCTGCGGCAGCCACCATATATGTAAAGGTTACAACTCCACAAGGATGTGTAGATACTGCAAAAATCACATTAAACATTTTCCCGGTCGTGGTAGTTAATGATGCTACTTTAAGATCTTGTTTTATTGAAAACAATCCATCGACAGCATCATTCAATCTTACCGCCGCTACTGTAACCACACAAACGGGAACAAAAAAATATTACCCTTCTTTAACAGATGCCGTTAATGGAACTAATGAAATTTTAAACCCTACGGCCTATATTGCTCCTAATGGCGTGATCTATATTAAAGTAACTAATGGAAATGGATGTTACGCTGTAGCTAAAGTGACCTTAGTAGTCATTCCTCCTGTTTTATCTTCTGTTTTAAAAGACAAGATCATCTGTATAGAAGACAAAACCACTTTAGATGCAGGTCCGGGATTCAACGGATATGAATGGAGCACCGGCGCAACAACGCAGGCTATCACCAATGTAGGAACAGGAACTTATTGGGTAAAATTAAAAACGGGAGACTGTATTGCAAAACAAACTGTAAAAGTCTATGCAGCTGAACAGCCTGTTATCACGAATGTAGATATCTCCACCAGTACAATAACGGTTAACGTAATCGGCGGAACACCTCCTTATAAATATTCATTAGACAATATAAACTGGCAGGATGCAAATATTTTTAAAAACCTCCCAAGAGGTGAAAGTAAAATATATGTAAAAGACGCCTACGACTGTGAACCTATTGATATCACGATTACGATTCCTAACCTAATCAATGTGATTACCCCTAACGGCGACGGAGTAAATGACGTAATTGATTATTCCTCACTAGCCGGCAAACAGAACTTAACATTCAGTATTTTCGACAGATACGGATACAAACTTCACCAAGGTGATAAAACCAATGGATACAAGTGGGACGGCACCATCCATGGAAGCAGAAAAGTTCCAACTGGAAGCTATTGGTATTCCGTAACATGGAATGAAAATGACAAACACAACACTCCGTTCAAATTCTCAGGATGGATTATGGTAAAAAACAGAGAATAA